From the Opitutia bacterium genome, one window contains:
- the pyrF gene encoding orotidine-5'-phosphate decarboxylase — protein sequence MPCDLILALDVPTREEAAPILRQLRGQLRWVKIGLQMFTAYGPNYVREVAGMGFDIFLDLKLHDIPNTVAKAVESLGPLPIKMLTLHTAGGSEMMRAAVAAQQKSNPNLLLLGVTVLTSMDATGLAEIGVSVAPEQQVARLGRLAADSGMRGLVCSPLEVSLLRSSLPAHMQLVTPGIRPASEQGGDDQKRVMTPAAAARAGSSYIVVGRPILKAADPAAAARGILAELNGA from the coding sequence ATGCCCTGCGACCTGATCCTTGCCTTAGACGTTCCCACGCGCGAAGAAGCCGCCCCGATCCTCCGCCAATTGCGCGGCCAGCTCCGCTGGGTGAAGATCGGCCTCCAGATGTTCACCGCCTACGGGCCGAACTACGTGCGCGAAGTCGCCGGGATGGGCTTCGACATCTTCCTCGATCTCAAGCTGCACGACATCCCCAACACCGTCGCCAAAGCCGTCGAGTCGCTCGGCCCGCTGCCGATCAAGATGCTCACGCTCCACACCGCCGGCGGCAGCGAGATGATGCGCGCCGCCGTCGCCGCCCAGCAAAAATCGAATCCCAACCTCCTCCTTCTCGGCGTCACCGTGCTCACCTCCATGGACGCCACCGGCCTCGCCGAGATCGGCGTCAGCGTCGCCCCCGAGCAACAAGTCGCCCGCCTCGGCCGCCTCGCCGCCGACAGCGGCATGCGCGGCCTCGTCTGCTCGCCGCTCGAAGTCTCTTTGCTCCGCTCCTCGCTCCCGGCCCACATGCAACTCGTCACGCCCGGCATCCGCCCCGCGAGCGAGCAAGGGGGCGACGACCAGAAGCGCGTCATGACTCCCGCCGCCGCCGCCCGCGCCGGTTCGAGCTACATCGTCGTCGGCCGCCCGATTCTCAAGGCCGCCGATCCCGCCGCCGCCGCCCGCGGCATCCTCGCCGAACTCAACGGCGCCTAA
- the ispD gene encoding 2-C-methyl-D-erythritol 4-phosphate cytidylyltransferase → MSRTAAILLAAGSSRRMAGAVPDKILAPLAGKPVFAHSAATFYRSGVIDFFVVTYRDQRQMVELSAYAPTPTLFVPGGDERQDSVAAALAELPEDVKYVFIHDCARPLVRPEQLHALHKIVRREDAVVLAHRVTDTIKEHSGEGMLRNLNRDQLWAMETPQVFSRDLICRAYAKAAAQKKRLTDDASAVELLKHPVALLENPHPNPKLTTPQDLAYAEFLFRELSAES, encoded by the coding sequence ATGAGCCGCACCGCCGCCATCCTTCTCGCCGCCGGCAGCAGCCGCCGCATGGCCGGCGCCGTCCCCGACAAGATCCTCGCCCCGCTCGCCGGCAAACCGGTCTTCGCGCACTCCGCCGCCACGTTCTACCGCAGCGGCGTCATCGACTTCTTCGTCGTCACCTACCGCGACCAACGCCAGATGGTCGAACTCTCCGCCTACGCGCCCACGCCCACGCTCTTCGTCCCCGGCGGCGACGAACGCCAGGACTCCGTCGCCGCCGCCCTCGCCGAACTCCCCGAGGACGTGAAATACGTCTTCATCCACGACTGCGCCCGCCCGCTCGTCCGCCCGGAGCAACTGCACGCGCTCCACAAGATCGTCCGCCGCGAGGACGCCGTCGTCCTCGCCCACCGCGTCACCGACACGATCAAGGAACACTCCGGCGAAGGCATGCTCCGCAACCTCAACCGCGACCAGCTCTGGGCCATGGAGACCCCGCAAGTCTTCTCCCGCGACCTCATCTGCCGCGCCTACGCCAAAGCCGCCGCGCAGAAGAAACGCCTCACCGACGACGCCTCCGCCGTCGAGCTGCTGAAACACCCCGTCGCCCTCCTCGAGAACCCGCACCCGAACCCGAAGCTCACCACTCCGCAAGACCTCGCCTACGCCGAGTTCCTGTTCCGGGAGCTGAGCGCTGAGAGCTGA
- a CDS encoding 2-C-methyl-D-erythritol 2,4-cyclodiphosphate synthase: MSSFRIGHGYDIHRTVPGRALVLGGVKFDCDFGLDGHSDADALTHAICDALLGAAALPDIGHFFPNTDPRWKGADSQVLLQHVVAALRERGWRPANIDASLIAERPKIAPHLAEMKAALARSTGLPVDCVGLKATTNEGGDDIGRGLAIAAHAVALIERV; this comes from the coding sequence ATGTCCTCCTTCCGCATCGGTCACGGCTACGACATCCACCGCACGGTGCCGGGACGCGCACTCGTCCTCGGCGGCGTGAAATTCGATTGCGACTTCGGCCTCGACGGCCACTCCGACGCCGATGCGCTCACCCACGCCATCTGCGACGCCCTGCTCGGCGCCGCCGCGCTGCCCGACATCGGCCACTTTTTCCCCAACACCGACCCGCGCTGGAAAGGCGCCGACTCGCAAGTCCTCCTCCAACACGTCGTCGCCGCGCTCCGCGAACGCGGCTGGCGCCCCGCCAACATCGACGCCTCGCTCATCGCCGAGCGACCGAAGATCGCCCCGCACCTCGCCGAGATGAAAGCCGCCCTCGCCCGCTCCACCGGCCTGCCGGTCGATTGCGTCGGGTTGAAGGCAACGACCAACGAGGGCGGCGACGACATCGGCCGCGGCCTCGCCATCGCCGCGCACGCGGTCGCGCTCATCGAGCGCGTCTGA